In the Quercus lobata isolate SW786 chromosome 5, ValleyOak3.0 Primary Assembly, whole genome shotgun sequence genome, one interval contains:
- the LOC115993076 gene encoding exonuclease 1 isoform X2, translating into MGIQGLLPLLKSIMVPTHIKELQGCSVAVDTYSWLHKGALSCSRDLCKGLPTTRHIEYCMHRVNLLRHNGVKPILVFDGGLLPMKGEQENKRGRVRKENLSRAIEHESQGNSAAAYECYQKAVDISPLIACELIQENVSYVVAPYEADAQMTFLAVSKQVEAVITEDSDLIPFGCPRIIFKMDKFGQGVEFRHSMLQQNKEISFAGFTKQMLLEMCILSGCDYLQSLPGMGLKRAYALIKKFKSYDKVIKHLRYSTVSIPPSYEESFRKAILTFQHQRVYDPINEDIVHLSDISDNIGDDLDFLGPLISQQTAKGIAKGDLDPFTKMPFQVENVSSDLVLDRTPQLKQFNPDSLRKKIELPVQKNLLTKYFCFASLEAKRKFRAPRMSPNHPIPEDDSSLSPKEYINVEAAECKTNCLPASLFESKSTGTVPLANNPVEDDLAYEIPEFPAGERSPEHTLVQQPQYSIHKPCTAMHKERECKTIPHPAEGTETGNVVGRSSYFLLKSENQKDLTNNQEKVKANGFSNVYENTVPHPAEGKTRTETGKVVVKSSYFLHKSENQKDPNNNQEKIKANGISNVYENTIPENDSFRDSHLKDKVLKRKISPNDCVEKENVQSKLKHVDSALPDTGYCASNFDRTSIETEATEEKFGSNISHLSHYSEISEKSMEKFVSVITSFRCSSSGSRASGLRAPLKDVQNSCTTRPTIAVDFSQFAYVPNKQRKTALASRRG; encoded by the exons ATGGGGATACAGGGGCTTTTACCACTGTTGAAATCGATAATGGTACCAACCCACATCAAGGAATTGCAAGGTTGTTCTGTTGCGGTCGATACCTATTCTTGGCTCCACAAGGGTGCCTTGTCTTGCAGCAGAGACCTCTGCAAGGGCCTACCCACCAccag GCACATTGAATATTGCATGCATAGAGTGAATCTTCTCCGGCATAATGGTGTTAAACCTATTCTGGTATTCGATGGGGGTCTTTTGCCAATGAAGGGTGAACAAGAGAACAAGCGTGGCAG GGTGAGGAAGGAAAATCTTTCACGTGCTATTGAGCATGAGTCACAAGGAAATTCTGCTGCTGCTTACGAGTGCTACCAGAAAGCTGTTGACATCTCACCTTTGATTGCATGTGAACTAATCCAG GAGAACGTTTCTTACGTCGTGGCTCCTTATGAGGCAGATGCCCAAATGACCTTCTTGGCAGTCAGCAAGCAGGTTGAAGCCGTTATCACTGAAGACTCAGATCTTATACCATTCGGCTGTCCCAGA ATTATTTTTAAGATGGACAAGTTTGGTCAAGGTGTTGAGTTTCGACATTCCATGCTACAACAGAACAAGGAGATCAGTTTTGCAGGGTTCACCAAGCAAATGCTTCTTGAGATGTGTATTCTGAGTGGATGTGACTACTTGCAGTCATTGCCAGGAATGGGCCTGAAAAGGGCTTATGCATTaattaaaaagttcaaaagttACGACAAG GTAATTAAGCACTTGAGGTACAGCACTGTTTCTATCCCTCCATCCTATGAAGAATCGTTTAGGAAAGCAATATTAACTTTCCAACATCAACGGGTTTATGATCCTATCAATGAAGATATTGTACATTTATCTGACATATCTGATAATATTGGAGATGATTTGGACTTCCTTGGCCC ATTGATATCACAACAGACAGCGAAAGGCATAGCAAAGGGTGATCTTGACccatttacaaaaatgccatttCAG GTAGAGAATGTTAGTTCTGACCTGGTACTTGACAGAACTCCCCAACTCAAACAATTTAATCCAGATAGTTTAAGGAAGAAGATAGAATTGCCAGTCCAGAAGAATCTCTTAACTAAGTATTTCT GCTTTGCATCCCTTGAAGCAAAGAGAAAATTCAGGGCCCCTCGGATGTCACCTAATCATCCAATTCCAGAGGATGACTCTTCTCTCAGTCCCAAGGAATACATCAATGTGGAGGCTGCTGAATGTAAAACGAACTGCTTGCCAGCATCCCTGTTTGAGTCCAAAAGCACCGGCACTGTCCCTCTTGCTAACAACCCT gTGGAAGATGATTTGGCCTATGAAATTCCAGAGTTTCCTG CTGGGGAAAGAAGTCCAGAACATACTCTAGTGCAACAACCCCAGTATTCCATTCATAAACCTTGTACAGCAATGCATAAGGAGCGTGAATGTAAGACCATTCCACATCCGGCTGAGGGAACAGAGACAGGAAATGTTGTAGGAAGGAGTTCTTACTTTCTACTCAAGTCAGAAAACCAGAAGGACCTGACCAATAACCAAGAAAAGGTAAAGGCTAATGGCTTCAGTAATGTATATGAGAATACTGTACCACATCCGGCTGAGGGCAAAACAAGAACAGAAACTGGAAAGGTTGTAGTAAAGAGCTCTTACTTTCTACACAAGTCAGAAAACCAGAAGGACCCAAACAATAACCAAGAAAAGATTAAGGCTAATGGCATCAGTAATGTATATGAGAATACCATACCTGAGAATGATTCTTTTAGAGATAGCCATCTTAAGGACAAAGTCCTGAAAAGGAAGATCTCCCCAAATGACTGTGTTGAAAAA GAAAATGTGCAATCCAAGCTTAAGCATGTAGATTCAGCTCTTCCTGATACTG GTTACTGTGCCTCTAATTTCGACAGAACATCTATAGAGACTGAAGCTACAGAAGAAAAATTTGGATCCAACATTTCCCATTTAAGCCATTATTCTGAAATATCAGAGAAATCAATGGAAAAATTTGTTTCAGTAATAACATCATTCAGATGCTCCTCATCTGGTTCTCGTGCCAGTGGTCTCCGTGCTCCTCTGAAAGATGTCCAGAATAGTTGTACGACTAG GCCGACCATTGCTGTGGACTTCAGCCAATTTGCATATGTACCAAATAAGCAGAGGAAGACTGCCTTAGCATCTCGCAGAGGCTGA
- the LOC115993076 gene encoding exonuclease 1 isoform X1 produces the protein MGIQGLLPLLKSIMVPTHIKELQGCSVAVDTYSWLHKGALSCSRDLCKGLPTTRHIEYCMHRVNLLRHNGVKPILVFDGGLLPMKGEQENKRGRVRKENLSRAIEHESQGNSAAAYECYQKAVDISPLIACELIQVLKQENVSYVVAPYEADAQMTFLAVSKQVEAVITEDSDLIPFGCPRIIFKMDKFGQGVEFRHSMLQQNKEISFAGFTKQMLLEMCILSGCDYLQSLPGMGLKRAYALIKKFKSYDKVIKHLRYSTVSIPPSYEESFRKAILTFQHQRVYDPINEDIVHLSDISDNIGDDLDFLGPLISQQTAKGIAKGDLDPFTKMPFQVENVSSDLVLDRTPQLKQFNPDSLRKKIELPVQKNLLTKYFCFASLEAKRKFRAPRMSPNHPIPEDDSSLSPKEYINVEAAECKTNCLPASLFESKSTGTVPLANNPVEDDLAYEIPEFPAGERSPEHTLVQQPQYSIHKPCTAMHKERECKTIPHPAEGTETGNVVGRSSYFLLKSENQKDLTNNQEKVKANGFSNVYENTVPHPAEGKTRTETGKVVVKSSYFLHKSENQKDPNNNQEKIKANGISNVYENTIPENDSFRDSHLKDKVLKRKISPNDCVEKENVQSKLKHVDSALPDTGYCASNFDRTSIETEATEEKFGSNISHLSHYSEISEKSMEKFVSVITSFRCSSSGSRASGLRAPLKDVQNSCTTRPTIAVDFSQFAYVPNKQRKTALASRRG, from the exons ATGGGGATACAGGGGCTTTTACCACTGTTGAAATCGATAATGGTACCAACCCACATCAAGGAATTGCAAGGTTGTTCTGTTGCGGTCGATACCTATTCTTGGCTCCACAAGGGTGCCTTGTCTTGCAGCAGAGACCTCTGCAAGGGCCTACCCACCAccag GCACATTGAATATTGCATGCATAGAGTGAATCTTCTCCGGCATAATGGTGTTAAACCTATTCTGGTATTCGATGGGGGTCTTTTGCCAATGAAGGGTGAACAAGAGAACAAGCGTGGCAG GGTGAGGAAGGAAAATCTTTCACGTGCTATTGAGCATGAGTCACAAGGAAATTCTGCTGCTGCTTACGAGTGCTACCAGAAAGCTGTTGACATCTCACCTTTGATTGCATGTGAACTAATCCAG GTGCTAAAGCAGGAGAACGTTTCTTACGTCGTGGCTCCTTATGAGGCAGATGCCCAAATGACCTTCTTGGCAGTCAGCAAGCAGGTTGAAGCCGTTATCACTGAAGACTCAGATCTTATACCATTCGGCTGTCCCAGA ATTATTTTTAAGATGGACAAGTTTGGTCAAGGTGTTGAGTTTCGACATTCCATGCTACAACAGAACAAGGAGATCAGTTTTGCAGGGTTCACCAAGCAAATGCTTCTTGAGATGTGTATTCTGAGTGGATGTGACTACTTGCAGTCATTGCCAGGAATGGGCCTGAAAAGGGCTTATGCATTaattaaaaagttcaaaagttACGACAAG GTAATTAAGCACTTGAGGTACAGCACTGTTTCTATCCCTCCATCCTATGAAGAATCGTTTAGGAAAGCAATATTAACTTTCCAACATCAACGGGTTTATGATCCTATCAATGAAGATATTGTACATTTATCTGACATATCTGATAATATTGGAGATGATTTGGACTTCCTTGGCCC ATTGATATCACAACAGACAGCGAAAGGCATAGCAAAGGGTGATCTTGACccatttacaaaaatgccatttCAG GTAGAGAATGTTAGTTCTGACCTGGTACTTGACAGAACTCCCCAACTCAAACAATTTAATCCAGATAGTTTAAGGAAGAAGATAGAATTGCCAGTCCAGAAGAATCTCTTAACTAAGTATTTCT GCTTTGCATCCCTTGAAGCAAAGAGAAAATTCAGGGCCCCTCGGATGTCACCTAATCATCCAATTCCAGAGGATGACTCTTCTCTCAGTCCCAAGGAATACATCAATGTGGAGGCTGCTGAATGTAAAACGAACTGCTTGCCAGCATCCCTGTTTGAGTCCAAAAGCACCGGCACTGTCCCTCTTGCTAACAACCCT gTGGAAGATGATTTGGCCTATGAAATTCCAGAGTTTCCTG CTGGGGAAAGAAGTCCAGAACATACTCTAGTGCAACAACCCCAGTATTCCATTCATAAACCTTGTACAGCAATGCATAAGGAGCGTGAATGTAAGACCATTCCACATCCGGCTGAGGGAACAGAGACAGGAAATGTTGTAGGAAGGAGTTCTTACTTTCTACTCAAGTCAGAAAACCAGAAGGACCTGACCAATAACCAAGAAAAGGTAAAGGCTAATGGCTTCAGTAATGTATATGAGAATACTGTACCACATCCGGCTGAGGGCAAAACAAGAACAGAAACTGGAAAGGTTGTAGTAAAGAGCTCTTACTTTCTACACAAGTCAGAAAACCAGAAGGACCCAAACAATAACCAAGAAAAGATTAAGGCTAATGGCATCAGTAATGTATATGAGAATACCATACCTGAGAATGATTCTTTTAGAGATAGCCATCTTAAGGACAAAGTCCTGAAAAGGAAGATCTCCCCAAATGACTGTGTTGAAAAA GAAAATGTGCAATCCAAGCTTAAGCATGTAGATTCAGCTCTTCCTGATACTG GTTACTGTGCCTCTAATTTCGACAGAACATCTATAGAGACTGAAGCTACAGAAGAAAAATTTGGATCCAACATTTCCCATTTAAGCCATTATTCTGAAATATCAGAGAAATCAATGGAAAAATTTGTTTCAGTAATAACATCATTCAGATGCTCCTCATCTGGTTCTCGTGCCAGTGGTCTCCGTGCTCCTCTGAAAGATGTCCAGAATAGTTGTACGACTAG GCCGACCATTGCTGTGGACTTCAGCCAATTTGCATATGTACCAAATAAGCAGAGGAAGACTGCCTTAGCATCTCGCAGAGGCTGA